In a single window of the Phaeobacter sp. G2 genome:
- a CDS encoding group III truncated hemoglobin: MTKTSPTDTPQTANHPMKRFDISGSEIDRVVTLFYIRIRAHPELGPIFARYVEDADWPAHEAKIARFWRNAILREKSYNGNPMRVHVSRPEIQAEHFPQWLGLFHEVLRAELPAPIALQWGTLADRIGEGFRTGIVAMRQPKDGPPKLF, encoded by the coding sequence ATGACCAAGACCTCACCAACCGACACCCCCCAAACCGCCAATCACCCGATGAAGCGCTTTGACATCAGTGGATCCGAAATCGACCGTGTGGTGACCCTGTTCTACATCCGCATCCGCGCGCATCCAGAGCTGGGGCCCATTTTTGCCCGCTATGTGGAAGATGCAGACTGGCCCGCGCATGAGGCCAAGATCGCCCGGTTCTGGCGTAATGCGATCCTGCGCGAAAAGAGCTATAATGGCAATCCGATGCGGGTGCATGTCTCGCGCCCCGAAATCCAGGCAGAGCATTTCCCACAGTGGCTAGGTCTGTTCCACGAAGTGCTGCGGGCCGAGCTGCCCGCGCCGATTGCGCTGCAATGGGGCACGCTGGCAGATCGTATCGGCGAGGGCTTTCGCACCGGGATCGTAGCCATGCGCCAACCCAAGGACGGACCGCCCAAACTTTTCTAA
- a CDS encoding VIT1/CCC1 transporter family protein, with protein MVDHGHSPQEISDRIGRPPGRGVLRDVVYGAIDGSVTTFAIVAGVAGAGLSPFVIVALGLANVLADGFSMAAGNYSGTKAELDDLKRLRQVEENHIKTYPEGERGEAREILRLKGLSGPVLEAATDAICADKEAWINLMMEGEYGVSPVDPDPMRAALATFAAFLLAGMVPLLPFLLGLESAFTISVWLTLVTFFAIGAFKSHWALTPWWRSGAETLAIGGAAAALAYGVGCLFQA; from the coding sequence ATGGTCGATCACGGTCACAGCCCGCAGGAAATCAGCGATCGCATTGGCAGGCCTCCGGGGCGCGGGGTGCTGCGGGATGTGGTTTACGGTGCCATTGATGGCTCGGTCACCACCTTCGCAATTGTCGCCGGGGTGGCGGGTGCGGGGTTGTCGCCCTTTGTCATTGTGGCGCTGGGGCTGGCCAATGTGCTGGCGGATGGGTTTTCGATGGCTGCGGGCAATTATTCCGGCACCAAGGCGGAACTGGACGATCTCAAACGCCTGCGTCAGGTCGAGGAGAACCACATCAAAACCTACCCCGAAGGTGAGCGTGGCGAGGCGCGGGAGATCCTGCGGCTCAAGGGGTTGTCGGGGCCGGTGCTGGAGGCGGCGACCGATGCGATCTGCGCCGACAAAGAGGCCTGGATCAACCTGATGATGGAGGGCGAATATGGCGTCAGCCCGGTGGACCCTGACCCAATGCGCGCGGCGCTGGCTACCTTTGCGGCCTTTCTGCTGGCGGGAATGGTGCCGTTGCTACCCTTTTTGCTGGGGCTGGAATCGGCCTTTACCATTTCGGTCTGGCTGACGCTGGTGACCTTTTTTGCCATTGGCGCCTTCAAAAGCCATTGGGCCCTGACGCCCTGGTGGCGTTCGGGGGCAGAGACCCTGGCCATTGGCGGCGCAGCTGCGGCATTGGCCTATGGGGTGGGCTGCCTGTTTCAGGCCTGA
- a CDS encoding SDR family oxidoreductase, producing the protein MAKSTTPSTGPRVLVLGGYGFIGAALVRALIRAGCAVAVFGRDGKMAERVAPGVAFVPGDLRSFAKAQDWLAVIRGYDLVVNAAGQLQASTAELDQVQHLAIAALAVACGDTGTGLVQISATGACADSATEFMRSKAAADAAVVKQADRTNIWVLKPGLVLGQGAFGGTALLRMLAAMPVVQPVALGQAQIQSVGLEAVATAVCQAARAALPPGSYDLVEDQPHSLQEILRQTRAWLGFAPARWQILLPRPLLWLTTRGADVLGYLGWRSPLRRTAVQVLEQGIAGDPAPYRQATGQGVAALPQILGEMRAGREHRLEARMLLCMPFAVALLSLFWFLSGIIALWQLDSAALHLTAAGWSPGLSRTSVAFWAGVDIALALALLWRPRARQACLGMVAVTLFYLGAASLVTPQMWSDPLGPLVKTLPGLMLALITHQLLQER; encoded by the coding sequence ATGGCCAAGAGCACCACCCCCAGTACAGGACCTCGGGTTTTGGTCCTTGGGGGCTATGGGTTTATTGGCGCCGCGCTGGTGCGGGCGCTGATCCGGGCGGGCTGCGCGGTTGCGGTCTTTGGCCGTGATGGCAAAATGGCAGAGCGCGTCGCGCCGGGGGTGGCGTTTGTCCCCGGAGATCTGCGCAGTTTTGCAAAGGCGCAGGACTGGCTGGCGGTGATCAGGGGCTATGATCTGGTGGTGAACGCAGCGGGGCAATTGCAGGCCTCGACGGCAGAGCTGGATCAGGTGCAGCATCTGGCGATTGCCGCTTTGGCGGTGGCCTGTGGCGACACGGGGACTGGCCTAGTGCAGATTTCTGCTACGGGGGCCTGTGCTGACAGCGCCACAGAATTTATGCGCAGCAAGGCGGCTGCAGATGCGGCGGTGGTGAAACAGGCCGACCGCACCAATATCTGGGTGCTGAAACCTGGGCTGGTTCTTGGTCAGGGTGCTTTTGGCGGCACTGCGTTGTTGCGGATGCTGGCGGCCATGCCTGTGGTGCAACCCGTGGCACTGGGCCAGGCACAAATCCAATCTGTCGGTCTGGAGGCGGTGGCCACTGCTGTCTGTCAGGCGGCGCGGGCCGCGCTGCCGCCGGGCAGCTATGATTTGGTGGAGGATCAGCCGCACAGCCTGCAAGAGATCCTGCGGCAGACCCGGGCCTGGCTGGGTTTTGCCCCGGCGCGCTGGCAGATTTTGCTGCCGCGCCCGCTGCTGTGGCTGACCACCCGGGGGGCGGATGTGCTGGGTTATTTGGGCTGGCGCTCGCCGCTGCGCCGCACTGCGGTTCAGGTGCTGGAACAGGGCATCGCTGGCGATCCCGCCCCCTACCGCCAAGCGACCGGGCAGGGGGTGGCTGCCCTGCCACAGATCCTGGGCGAGATGCGGGCGGGGCGGGAGCACCGGCTGGAAGCGCGGATGCTGCTTTGCATGCCCTTTGCGGTGGCGCTGCTGAGCCTGTTTTGGTTTTTATCCGGCATCATCGCCCTGTGGCAGCTCGACAGCGCAGCACTGCATCTGACAGCAGCTGGCTGGAGCCCCGGCCTGTCCCGCACCAGTGTGGCCTTTTGGGCGGGGGTTGATATCGCCCTGGCACTGGCGCTGTTGTGGCGCCCCCGGGCACGGCAGGCCTGTCTTGGCATGGTGGCTGTGACGCTGTTTTACCTTGGCGCTGCCAGCCTGGTGACGCCGCAGATGTGGAGCGATCCGCTGGGTCCATTGGTCAAGACATTGCCGGGGCTGATGCTGGCCCTGATCACCCATCAACTGCTGCAGGAGCGTTAA
- a CDS encoding DUF2269 domain-containing protein, protein MEYDLILRWLHVLGACTLLGTGAGIAFFMVMAHRSADPRIIAHTAGVVVLADLLFTTTAVVVQPVTGALLAHALEWSLWEGWILLSLGLYLLTGLFWLPVVWIQIRLRNLARAAATTGAGLPATYHRLFRIWFACGFPAFAAVLAIVWLMLARPDIGF, encoded by the coding sequence GTGGAGTATGACCTGATCCTGCGCTGGCTGCATGTGCTGGGCGCCTGTACCCTGCTTGGCACCGGCGCTGGTATCGCCTTTTTTATGGTGATGGCGCATCGCAGCGCGGACCCCCGGATAATTGCCCATACCGCCGGGGTGGTTGTGCTGGCCGATCTCTTGTTTACCACCACGGCCGTGGTGGTGCAGCCGGTGACCGGTGCTTTGCTGGCACATGCGCTGGAGTGGAGCCTGTGGGAAGGTTGGATTCTGCTGTCGCTGGGCCTGTATCTGCTGACGGGGCTGTTTTGGCTGCCGGTGGTGTGGATCCAAATCCGGCTTCGCAATCTTGCGCGCGCGGCGGCGACCACAGGGGCCGGGCTCCCAGCCACATACCATCGCCTGTTTCGCATCTGGTTTGCCTGCGGCTTTCCCGCCTTTGCAGCCGTATTGGCCATCGTCTGGCTGATGCTGGCGCGCCCCGATATAGGCTTTTGA
- the ileS gene encoding isoleucine--tRNA ligase gives MCADTADTPEYKQTLNLPKTDFPMRAGLPKREPHWLERWAKIGVYDRLREKTGRTPFTLHDGPPYANGHLHIGHALNKTIKDMIVRSHQMMGFDSRYVPGWDCHGLPIEWKIEEQYRKKGKNKDAVDVVEFRQECRAFADQWVDIQREEFKRLGITGNWADPYLTMDFHAEAVIAAEFQKFLMNGTLYQGSKPVMWSPVEKTALAEAEVEYHDKESFTVWVKFAVTGGSEDLAGAHVVIWTTTPWTMPSNKAVVYGDSFDYGLYEVTDAPEECWAAKGDRFILADKLAVDVMSRARLAEGQYSRVRTVPADELAPLQLSHPLAGADGSNGEWDAPRDFRAAPFVTDEEGTGFVHCAPSHGMEEFELYRDLGMLEQVITYNVMDDGGFRADLPFFGGKYILNRKGGEGDANKAVIDKLVEVGGLLARGKIKHSYPHSWRSKAPIIYRNTPQWFASVDRAVGDGQDEMGTTIRERALRSIDELVKWTPQKGRNRLYSMIEARPDWVLSRQRAWGVPLTCFVKKGLLPTDEGFLLRDDAVNARIVAAFETEGADAWYLDGAKERFLGSDYNADEWEQVFDVLDVWFDSGSTHAFVLRDRKDGTEDGIADVYMEGTDQHRGWFHSSLLQACGTKGRAPYKNVVTHGFTLDGKGNKMSKSLGNTIVPEEIVKQYGADILRLWVAQTDYTSDQRIGPEILKGTADSYRRLRNTMRYMLGSLHDFTDDQRVDAADMPELEQWVLHRLAELDHQVRNGYKAFDFNGVWQAIFTFATVDLSAFYFDVRKDALYCDGDTLNARAARTVLDILFHRLTTWLAPILVFTMEEVWLERFPGEDSSVHLVDIPDTPADWLNEPLSAKWAQIRQARRVVTAALELQRIDKVIGASLEANPVVHVRDPEVLALLKSVNFADICITSDISLTTDPAPAEAFRMPEVDGISVVFEKAEGDKCQRCWKILPDVGSHSHAGLCGRCDTALS, from the coding sequence ATGTGCGCCGACACTGCTGATACCCCCGAATACAAACAGACCCTGAACCTGCCCAAGACCGATTTCCCCATGCGCGCAGGCCTGCCCAAGCGCGAGCCCCACTGGCTGGAGCGCTGGGCCAAGATCGGCGTCTATGACCGGCTGCGCGAAAAGACAGGGCGCACGCCTTTCACGCTGCATGACGGCCCGCCCTACGCTAACGGCCATCTGCACATTGGTCATGCGCTGAACAAGACCATCAAGGACATGATCGTGCGCTCGCACCAGATGATGGGCTTTGACTCGCGCTACGTGCCGGGCTGGGATTGCCACGGGTTACCGATCGAGTGGAAGATCGAAGAGCAGTACCGCAAGAAGGGCAAGAACAAAGATGCCGTGGATGTGGTGGAGTTCCGCCAGGAATGCCGCGCCTTTGCCGACCAATGGGTGGATATCCAGCGCGAAGAGTTCAAGCGCCTGGGCATCACCGGCAACTGGGCTGATCCGTACCTCACGATGGATTTCCATGCCGAGGCGGTGATCGCGGCGGAGTTCCAGAAGTTCCTGATGAACGGCACGCTGTATCAGGGCTCCAAACCGGTGATGTGGTCGCCGGTGGAAAAAACCGCCCTGGCCGAGGCCGAGGTAGAATACCACGACAAGGAGAGCTTTACCGTCTGGGTGAAGTTTGCCGTTACCGGCGGATCTGAAGATCTGGCAGGCGCCCATGTGGTGATCTGGACCACCACCCCCTGGACCATGCCGTCCAACAAGGCCGTCGTGTATGGCGATAGCTTTGATTACGGCCTCTACGAGGTCACCGACGCGCCGGAAGAATGCTGGGCCGCCAAAGGCGATCGCTTCATCCTGGCCGACAAACTGGCCGTTGACGTGATGTCCCGCGCCCGCCTGGCCGAGGGCCAGTATAGCCGCGTGCGCACCGTGCCAGCGGATGAGCTGGCACCGCTGCAACTGTCGCACCCGCTGGCTGGCGCCGACGGCAGCAATGGCGAATGGGATGCGCCGCGTGATTTCCGCGCCGCGCCTTTTGTGACCGACGAAGAAGGCACCGGCTTTGTGCACTGCGCGCCAAGCCACGGGATGGAGGAATTTGAGCTCTACCGTGATCTGGGCATGCTGGAGCAGGTGATCACCTATAACGTCATGGATGATGGCGGCTTTCGCGCCGATCTGCCGTTCTTTGGTGGCAAATACATCCTTAACCGCAAGGGCGGCGAGGGCGATGCCAACAAGGCCGTAATCGACAAGCTGGTCGAGGTCGGCGGCTTGCTGGCCCGTGGCAAGATCAAGCACAGCTACCCGCACAGCTGGCGCTCCAAGGCACCGATCATCTATCGCAACACACCCCAGTGGTTTGCCAGCGTGGATCGCGCGGTGGGCGACGGTCAGGACGAGATGGGCACAACCATCCGCGAACGCGCCCTGCGCTCGATCGACGAGCTGGTGAAATGGACGCCGCAAAAGGGCCGTAACCGGCTTTATTCCATGATCGAAGCCCGCCCTGACTGGGTACTGTCGCGCCAGCGCGCCTGGGGCGTGCCGCTGACCTGCTTTGTGAAAAAGGGTCTGCTGCCCACGGATGAGGGCTTTTTGCTGCGCGATGACGCGGTGAATGCCCGTATCGTTGCAGCCTTTGAAACCGAAGGCGCCGATGCCTGGTATCTGGACGGTGCCAAGGAACGTTTCCTGGGATCGGATTACAATGCGGACGAGTGGGAGCAGGTGTTCGACGTGCTCGACGTTTGGTTTGATTCCGGCTCGACCCATGCCTTTGTGCTGCGCGACCGCAAAGACGGCACCGAAGATGGTATTGCCGATGTCTATATGGAAGGCACCGACCAACACCGGGGCTGGTTCCACTCCTCCTTGTTGCAGGCCTGCGGCACCAAGGGCCGTGCACCCTATAAAAACGTTGTTACCCATGGGTTTACCCTGGATGGCAAGGGCAACAAGATGTCCAAATCTCTGGGCAATACCATCGTGCCTGAGGAGATCGTCAAACAGTACGGCGCCGATATCCTGCGGCTCTGGGTGGCGCAGACCGATTATACCTCGGATCAGCGCATCGGCCCTGAGATCCTGAAAGGCACCGCCGACAGCTATCGTCGCTTGCGCAACACCATGCGCTATATGCTGGGCTCGCTGCATGATTTCACCGATGATCAGCGCGTTGATGCTGCGGATATGCCCGAGCTGGAGCAATGGGTGTTGCACCGTCTGGCCGAGCTGGATCACCAGGTCCGCAACGGCTATAAAGCCTTTGATTTCAACGGGGTGTGGCAGGCGATCTTTACCTTTGCCACCGTCGACCTTTCCGCCTTCTACTTTGATGTGCGCAAGGATGCGCTGTATTGTGACGGCGACACGCTGAATGCCCGCGCCGCCCGGACCGTGCTTGATATCCTGTTTCACCGTCTGACCACCTGGCTGGCGCCAATCCTGGTGTTCACCATGGAAGAAGTCTGGCTGGAGCGTTTCCCCGGCGAGGACAGCTCGGTGCATCTGGTAGATATCCCCGATACCCCGGCAGATTGGCTGAACGAGCCGCTTTCGGCCAAATGGGCGCAGATCCGTCAGGCCCGCCGGGTGGTGACAGCTGCACTCGAACTGCAGCGTATCGACAAGGTGATTGGTGCCTCGCTGGAGGCAAATCCGGTGGTGCATGTGCGTGATCCAGAGGTGCTGGCCCTGCTGAAATCGGTGAACTTTGCCGATATCTGCATCACCTCCGACATCTCCCTCACCACTGACCCGGCGCCGGCAGAGGCCTTCCGTATGCCCGAAGTCGACGGTATCTCGGTGGTCTTTGAAAAAGCCGAAGGCGACAAGTGCCAGCGCTGCTGGAAAATCCTGCCGGATGTTGGCAGCCATTCCCACGCCGGCCTCTGCGGCCGCTGCGATACAGCCCTGAGCTGA
- a CDS encoding methylated-DNA--[protein]-cysteine S-methyltransferase has protein sequence MPSAQIDTFVGILSVTETDGAITGLRWGPQEQSRTALLDRAIDQLRAYFARELHRFDLPLHIAGSAFQQAVCAAMLAIPMGQTRTYGDISKELNIPPQPVGNACGANPIPVIIPCHRVLAAEGLGGFSGGTGIETKIALLKHEGAASLLI, from the coding sequence ATGCCGTCGGCCCAGATTGATACATTTGTCGGAATATTGAGCGTGACAGAGACCGATGGGGCGATAACCGGCCTGCGCTGGGGGCCGCAGGAACAATCCAGAACCGCGCTCCTGGACCGCGCCATAGACCAGCTCAGAGCCTATTTTGCCCGGGAGCTGCATCGTTTTGATCTGCCATTGCATATTGCCGGATCGGCGTTCCAGCAGGCGGTCTGCGCGGCAATGCTGGCAATTCCCATGGGGCAGACCAGGACCTATGGTGATATTTCCAAGGAGCTGAACATCCCGCCTCAACCCGTGGGCAATGCCTGTGGCGCCAATCCAATCCCGGTAATCATTCCCTGCCACCGGGTTCTGGCGGCAGAGGGCCTGGGCGGGTTTTCTGGCGGCACGGGGATTGAGACAAAAATAGCCCTGCTCAAACACGAAGGCGCTGCCAGCTTACTGATCTGA
- a CDS encoding CDP-alcohol phosphatidyltransferase family protein — MTPQFRALSVHLLTATGAVFAMLSMLAAAEAKWSLMFVWLVVAFAVDGVDGPLARHYQVGRYAPQFDGVLLDLIIDYLTYVFIPAFALFQSGLMSGWTGWFAIIVITFASAMYFADTRMKTKDNSFSGFPGCWNMLVLVIFALEPSHWTILVLVTLLSIAMFLPLKFIHPVRTERWRRVSLPVALAWTFFAGWAAWVDFHPESWAHWGLVVTSVYLLFVGIAQQIFPQRD, encoded by the coding sequence ATGACACCACAGTTTCGCGCCCTCTCCGTTCACCTGCTCACCGCCACAGGTGCTGTTTTTGCAATGCTTTCCATGCTGGCCGCAGCGGAGGCCAAATGGAGTTTGATGTTCGTTTGGCTGGTTGTGGCCTTTGCGGTGGATGGCGTTGATGGACCATTGGCGCGACATTATCAGGTTGGTCGCTATGCACCGCAATTTGACGGCGTGCTGCTGGATCTGATCATCGACTACCTGACCTATGTCTTTATCCCGGCCTTTGCCCTGTTCCAATCCGGGCTGATGTCGGGCTGGACTGGCTGGTTTGCCATTATTGTCATCACCTTTGCCAGCGCGATGTATTTTGCCGACACCCGAATGAAGACCAAGGACAATTCCTTTTCCGGCTTTCCAGGCTGCTGGAACATGCTGGTGCTGGTGATCTTTGCCCTGGAACCCAGCCATTGGACCATACTGGTGCTGGTGACTCTGCTGTCTATTGCCATGTTCCTGCCCCTGAAGTTCATTCATCCCGTGCGCACCGAGCGCTGGCGCCGGGTCTCGCTTCCGGTCGCCCTGGCCTGGACTTTTTTTGCCGGCTGGGCCGCCTGGGTGGATTTCCACCCGGAAAGCTGGGCGCATTGGGGCTTGGTTGTGACCTCTGTCTATCTGTTGTTTGTCGGCATTGCGCAGCAGATCTTTCCGCAGCGTGACTGA
- a CDS encoding class I SAM-dependent methyltransferase has product MSAIALCGGQALSIIDIGGGSSRLAGALVEQRRHDVTVLDLSKRVLTLARVRLGADRRKVAWIAKDVTRWQPHRQWDIWHDRAVFRFLTEDQDRQAYLQALGAAVPHKGHVILAGGAPDGLQSQLGESYDLVHSWAETHGTPTGQAQACTWCVFQKL; this is encoded by the coding sequence TTGAGTGCGATTGCGCTCTGTGGTGGCCAAGCCCTGTCGATCATTGATATCGGCGGGGGAAGCTCTCGCCTGGCGGGCGCCCTGGTGGAGCAGCGCCGCCATGATGTGACGGTTCTGGATCTGTCGAAACGCGTCCTGACCTTGGCCCGTGTCCGGCTTGGTGCTGACAGGCGCAAAGTGGCCTGGATCGCAAAAGATGTTACCCGGTGGCAGCCCCACCGGCAGTGGGACATCTGGCACGACCGGGCGGTGTTTCGCTTTCTGACCGAGGACCAGGATCGCCAGGCTTACCTGCAGGCCCTGGGTGCTGCGGTGCCGCACAAAGGTCATGTGATTCTCGCCGGCGGTGCGCCCGACGGGCTGCAGAGCCAGCTGGGGGAGAGCTATGATCTGGTGCACAGCTGGGCCGAGACCCATGGCACCCCGACGGGGCAGGCGCAGGCCTGTACGTGGTGTGTGTTCCAAAAACTATAA
- a CDS encoding tyrosine recombinase XerC: protein MSTPEAQMLISPACRDALQLWLQGISALDGAAANTISAYQGDLSGFLAFMTRHTGAPQGLGALARITTSDMRAWMAQERNSGTGARSLARKLSAVKSFYRWLADREGFEPTAVLAARAPKFQKKLPRPLDQDAARAVIETVELQSGTDWIAARDVAVVTLLYGCGLRISEALSLTGKAAPLPASLRILGKGGKERLVPVIDAAREAVQRYLALSPYPKDDDGPLFRGLRGGALNPRQIQGAMAQARAQLGLPASATPHALRHSFATHLLEAGGDLRSIQELLGHASLSTTQAYTAVDTAHLMAVYNRSHPKA from the coding sequence ATGAGCACGCCAGAGGCGCAGATGTTGATCTCTCCGGCTTGCCGTGATGCGCTACAGCTCTGGCTGCAGGGCATAAGTGCGCTGGACGGGGCTGCGGCCAATACCATCAGCGCCTATCAGGGCGATCTCAGCGGCTTTCTCGCCTTTATGACCCGGCACACTGGCGCGCCGCAGGGGCTTGGCGCACTGGCGCGGATCACCACCTCGGACATGCGCGCCTGGATGGCACAGGAGCGCAACTCTGGCACCGGAGCGCGCTCGCTGGCGCGCAAGCTCTCTGCGGTGAAAAGCTTTTATCGCTGGCTGGCAGACCGGGAAGGGTTTGAGCCCACCGCCGTTTTGGCAGCACGGGCGCCAAAGTTTCAAAAGAAACTGCCCCGCCCGCTGGACCAGGATGCCGCCCGCGCGGTCATCGAGACCGTCGAGCTGCAGTCCGGCACAGATTGGATCGCGGCGCGAGATGTCGCCGTGGTGACGCTGCTATACGGCTGTGGGCTGCGTATTTCCGAGGCCCTGTCCCTGACCGGCAAGGCCGCCCCCCTGCCGGCCAGCCTGCGCATTCTGGGCAAGGGCGGCAAGGAACGGCTGGTGCCGGTCATCGACGCTGCCCGCGAAGCCGTGCAGCGCTACCTCGCCCTGTCGCCCTATCCCAAAGACGACGACGGGCCGCTGTTTCGCGGCCTGCGTGGTGGCGCGCTCAATCCCCGCCAGATCCAGGGCGCCATGGCCCAGGCCCGGGCGCAGCTGGGGTTGCCTGCCAGTGCCACCCCCCATGCCCTGCGCCACAGCTTTGCCACCCATCTGTTGGAAGCCGGTGGCGATCTGCGCTCCATCCAGGAACTTTTGGGCCATGCCTCGCTGTCGACAACGCAGGCCTATACCGCTGTGGATACCGCCCATCTGATGGCGGTCTACAACCGCAGCCACCCCAAGGCCTGA
- a CDS encoding DUF484 family protein, whose product MSSTTAKLDTPLRDAILAKPDAVLEDQGLMDALVSANERAMGSNIVDLRGIAMERMEARLDRLEDTHRSVIAAAYENLAGTNQIHRAVLRLLDPTDFEGFLQALNGDLAEIMRVDSVSLVLETLQDDGGAAAARMGEMLKVANPGFIDSYAGSDRGGPARQVTLRQLQGGTSQIYGDKAEWIRSEACLRLNLGAGRLPGLLVLGSEDPHQFTPQHGTDLLTFFAGVFERAMCRWLA is encoded by the coding sequence ATGAGCAGCACCACAGCCAAACTAGACACGCCCCTGCGCGATGCGATTCTGGCAAAGCCAGACGCGGTTCTCGAAGATCAGGGCCTGATGGATGCCCTGGTTTCGGCCAATGAACGCGCCATGGGCTCCAATATCGTTGACCTGCGTGGCATCGCCATGGAACGGATGGAGGCCCGGCTGGATCGGCTGGAAGACACCCACAGGTCGGTGATTGCGGCGGCCTATGAAAACCTCGCTGGGACGAATCAGATCCATCGCGCTGTTCTGCGGCTGCTGGACCCCACCGATTTTGAGGGCTTTTTGCAGGCGCTCAATGGCGACCTGGCCGAGATCATGCGGGTGGATTCGGTTTCTCTGGTGCTGGAAACCCTGCAGGACGATGGCGGTGCCGCAGCCGCGCGCATGGGCGAGATGCTCAAGGTGGCCAACCCCGGCTTCATCGACAGCTATGCCGGATCGGACCGCGGCGGGCCAGCCCGTCAGGTCACTCTGCGCCAACTGCAGGGCGGCACCAGCCAGATCTATGGCGACAAGGCCGAATGGATCCGCTCCGAAGCCTGCCTGCGGCTGAATCTCGGCGCCGGCCGCCTCCCTGGTCTGTTGGTGCTGGGCTCGGAAGATCCGCATCAATTCACCCCGCAGCACGGCACCGATCTGTTGACCTTTTTTGCCGGCGTCTTTGAACGCGCCATGTGCCGCTGGCTGGCATGA
- the fsa gene encoding fructose-6-phosphate aldolase encodes MKFFVDTAEIDAIAELNDLGMVDGVTTNPSLIKKSGRDIIEVTKEICAMVTGPVSAEVTATDAETMIAEGRKLVEIAENIAVKVPLTWDGLKACKVLSDDGHMVNVTLCFSANQALIAAKAGATFISPFIGRLDDINLDGMELINDIRQIYDNYGFDTEILAASIRSANHILDSALIGADVITAPPAVIKSLANHPLTDKGLATFLEDIKAADIKIL; translated from the coding sequence ATGAAATTCTTTGTAGATACCGCCGAAATCGACGCCATTGCCGAACTCAACGACCTTGGCATGGTGGATGGTGTGACCACCAACCCCTCGCTGATCAAAAAATCCGGCCGTGACATTATCGAGGTCACCAAAGAGATCTGCGCCATGGTCACCGGCCCGGTTTCTGCCGAGGTCACCGCGACAGACGCCGAAACCATGATCGCCGAGGGCCGCAAACTGGTCGAGATCGCCGAAAACATCGCCGTCAAAGTGCCACTGACATGGGATGGCTTGAAGGCCTGCAAGGTCCTGTCCGACGACGGCCATATGGTCAATGTGACGCTCTGCTTCTCCGCCAATCAGGCGCTGATCGCCGCCAAGGCCGGTGCCACTTTCATCTCGCCTTTCATTGGCCGCCTGGACGATATCAACCTCGACGGCATGGAGCTGATCAATGATATCCGCCAGATCTATGACAACTACGGCTTTGATACCGAAATCCTCGCCGCCTCGATCCGCTCGGCCAACCATATCCTCGACAGCGCCCTGATTGGCGCCGATGTGATCACCGCGCCCCCCGCCGTGATCAAGTCCCTGGCCAACCACCCGCTGACCGACAAGGGGCTTGCCACCTTCCTTGAGGACATCAAGGCAGCCGACATCAAAATCCTGTAG